A section of the Primulina eburnea isolate SZY01 chromosome 1, ASM2296580v1, whole genome shotgun sequence genome encodes:
- the LOC140812568 gene encoding LOB domain-containing protein 29-like, whose protein sequence is MGSPCGACKFLRRKCIKGCVFAPYFCHEQGATHFAAIHKVFGASNVSKLLAHLPVSDRCEAAVTISYEAQARLQDPIYGCVSHIFSLQQQVVNLQAQLASLREQAAQCIINSSNSANPNDQKFYNGSHSCPQDVQSWWLSFQNQGTIPQFDANFHQSIENINHACYGNGSMNPNPSVKYENSGLPEENSSFNSMDSFDHQMQSNNRQWPFQDEDDLQSVAFGYIQHEF, encoded by the exons ATGGGTTCTCCTTGTGGCGCCTGCAAATTCTTGAGAAGAAAATGTATCAAAGGTTGTGTTTTTGCCCCTTATTTCTGCCATGAACAAGGCGCCACTCATTTTGCAGCTATACATAAGGTCTTCGGGGCCAGCAACGTTTCGAAACTTCTTGCTCATCTTCCGGTGAGCGATCGGTGCGAAGCAGCTGTGACGATTTCGTATGAAGCTCAGGCAAGGCTTCAGGATCCTATCTATGGCTGTGTTTCCCACATTTTTTCACTCCAACAGCAG GTGGTGAATTTACAGGCTCAACTGGCTTCTCTCAGGGAACAAGCAGCTCAATGCATCATAAACAGCTCCAATTCCGCAAACCCTAATGATCAAAAGTTCTACAATGGAAGCCACTCTTGCCCGCAAGATGTTCAAAGTTGGTGGCTATCGTTTCAAAATCAGGGCACAATTCCCCAATTTGACGCAAACTTTCACCAAAGCATCGAAAACATTAACCATGCCTGTTACGGAAACGGATCCATGAATCCGAACCCTTCTGTGAAATACGAAAACTCAGGCCTCCCAGAGGAGAATTCATCATTTAACAGCATGGATTCATTTGATCATCAAATGCAGTCAAATAACAGGCAATGGCCATTtcaagatgaagatgatctTCAGTCAGTGGCCTTCGGATACATTCAGCATGAATTTTAA